From a single Vibrio chagasii genomic region:
- a CDS encoding cold-shock protein, giving the protein MSNTNTGTVKWFNEEKGFGFISQDNGGADVFVHFRAIVSEGFKTLKEGQKVSFEVENGQKGLQAANVVAQ; this is encoded by the coding sequence ATGTCTAACACAAATACTGGCACTGTAAAATGGTTTAACGAAGAGAAAGGTTTCGGCTTCATTTCTCAAGACAACGGCGGCGCTGACGTATTCGTACACTTCCGTGCTATCGTTTCTGAAGGTTTCAAAACTCTGAAAGAAGGCCAAAAGGTTTCTTTCGAAGTTGAAAACGGTCAAAAAGGCCTACAAGCAGCAAACGTTGTTGCTCAATAA
- a CDS encoding AraC family transcriptional regulator, giving the protein MNNCNFLRALGILGIYQYAAVNRELDMDSLGIPESVFANAMNLIPVNEVDKWYSLLEQKTDDPDIILKLADRVDIEKLGPLANWFFSGHDLASTIRRVNIGLHCLQSGAFLYGAQVGNLIKWCYDNPEYSETGKVHDSVRVAIFMMKILRRYLGPDFVPSAVSIAGHRENTELYHEYFGCNIQWGQPRTEVWIPSKSRLSMNHSPSEGKMSLAMNFHDLDNYLNMPDAGDEHKVTYEMINYSRHFGLPTLNKVSSLLGLSEQQFQRRLHKLGVNFSTIMGYALSNVAVELLSYSLPVEEVARRLGYTNVASFTRMFKKHRGLTPKQYVERFRTGL; this is encoded by the coding sequence ATGAATAATTGTAACTTCTTAAGAGCATTAGGAATTTTAGGTATATATCAGTACGCAGCGGTTAATCGTGAGCTAGATATGGATTCTTTAGGTATTCCCGAATCGGTATTTGCTAACGCTATGAACCTAATTCCGGTCAATGAAGTGGACAAATGGTATAGCTTACTTGAGCAGAAAACGGATGATCCAGACATCATCTTAAAGCTTGCTGATAGAGTCGATATCGAAAAGTTAGGCCCACTTGCTAACTGGTTTTTCTCCGGACATGACCTAGCTTCGACCATTCGACGCGTTAACATCGGGCTGCATTGTTTGCAGTCGGGTGCTTTCTTATATGGGGCGCAAGTGGGTAACTTGATTAAGTGGTGTTATGACAACCCTGAATACTCCGAGACTGGCAAGGTACACGATTCAGTACGTGTTGCGATCTTTATGATGAAAATATTAAGGCGTTATCTCGGGCCTGATTTCGTGCCTTCTGCGGTTTCTATTGCCGGACATCGAGAAAATACTGAGCTTTATCACGAGTACTTTGGTTGCAATATTCAGTGGGGACAACCGAGAACTGAAGTATGGATACCGAGTAAATCTAGGTTATCTATGAATCACTCGCCGTCAGAAGGGAAAATGAGTTTAGCGATGAATTTCCATGATTTAGACAACTATCTCAACATGCCAGACGCAGGTGATGAACATAAGGTGACCTATGAAATGATCAACTATAGTCGCCATTTTGGCTTACCAACGTTGAATAAGGTGTCGAGCTTACTTGGTTTATCTGAGCAGCAGTTTCAGCGACGACTGCACAAATTAGGGGTTAACTTTTCAACTATTATGGGTTACGCATTGAGTAACGTTGCCGTTGAGTTGCTGAGTTATTCATTGCCGGTTGAAGAGGTGGCGAGACGCCTCGGCTATACCAACGTGGCAAGCTTTACGCGGATGTTCAAAAAGCACCGTGGCTTGACTCCAAAGCAGTATGTCGAAAGGTTTAGAACCGGCTTATAG
- a CDS encoding GGDEF domain-containing protein, translated as MNKDEFQKSTANLKKAVPLMMKNRVSTTPANYALWYTYVDNAIPQLTKEMDGVLEHYGICPPAVGEQLYNNYVASKSETNINDLRANLELLVSEVSNSMNDTLTDTSAFSDMIDKSFEDLSRVENESLSIDEVMSLVRQLVSESRNIRHSTQFLNSQLNSATSEISKLKSQLVEVQKDALFDSTTTLYNRRSFDRDLETLCEANQSLCLILLDIDHFKNFNDTYGHLFGDMVLKGIARKLKLSCREGISAYRFGGEEFALIVPNKSVRIARQLADTNRRSLEKLSIKDRRSGEQVGNITASFGVAELEPGESPHSLIERADKLLYEAKTLGRNRVMPL; from the coding sequence ATGAACAAAGACGAATTTCAGAAATCCACCGCTAATCTAAAGAAAGCGGTGCCTCTTATGATGAAGAACAGGGTGTCGACCACACCTGCAAATTACGCCCTTTGGTACACCTATGTCGATAATGCGATTCCGCAACTGACTAAAGAGATGGATGGCGTGCTGGAGCATTATGGCATCTGCCCTCCGGCTGTTGGTGAACAGCTTTACAACAATTACGTTGCCAGCAAATCAGAAACCAATATCAATGATCTACGCGCTAACTTAGAGCTATTGGTATCTGAAGTATCAAATTCTATGAATGATACGCTAACGGATACGTCGGCTTTCTCGGATATGATCGATAAAAGCTTTGAAGATCTGTCTCGCGTTGAAAATGAAAGCCTCTCTATCGACGAGGTGATGTCTCTAGTACGTCAGCTTGTTTCTGAGTCTCGAAACATCCGTCATTCAACTCAATTCCTGAATTCTCAGCTCAACTCAGCGACCTCTGAAATCTCTAAGCTCAAAAGCCAGCTTGTTGAAGTACAGAAAGACGCACTGTTTGACAGCACCACCACCCTATACAACCGTCGCTCTTTCGACCGCGATTTAGAAACGCTCTGCGAAGCGAACCAGTCTCTTTGTTTGATTCTCCTCGACATCGACCATTTTAAGAACTTCAACGACACCTATGGTCACCTGTTTGGCGACATGGTTCTTAAAGGCATCGCTCGTAAACTCAAGCTAAGTTGCCGTGAAGGCATTTCTGCTTATCGCTTTGGCGGTGAAGAATTTGCACTGATTGTGCCGAATAAATCAGTACGCATCGCACGCCAACTGGCTGACACTAACCGTCGTTCGTTAGAGAAGCTATCGATTAAAGACCGTCGCAGTGGTGAACAAGTCGGAAATATTACCGCTTCTTTCGGTGTGGCTGAACTTGAACCTGGAGAGTCACCGCATTCATTAATTGAGCGCGCAGATAAGTTGCTTTACGAAGCCAAAACACTTGGCCGTAATCGCGTTATGCCTCTTTAA
- a CDS encoding urea transporter produces the protein MQTNKDFQHHQGLLNGIGQVYFTPTIITSVLFLIAISVESLPLSALTLFGAASSYVFACYSRKPIDNINNGMYALNGALFALFIGNIFGITPVLVIVTFLGALFTVPIATVVFGFKKYLGYTSAFVITSWLIYVAQWSLDLSVFSPSVDEQTAHIHTATNLEAHLPPFIVTMLKGVSQVSFINNAWTGLIILVAIMLNNIRNAIWVVLAVAISTLFSEVIGADGELIAQGLYGYNAVLATLALILYPRVSWGWVILGGVFSCLVTLIFHTLNLLPLTAPFILSTWVMVYLSSKQHT, from the coding sequence ATGCAGACGAATAAGGACTTTCAACATCATCAAGGCTTGCTCAATGGTATTGGGCAAGTCTACTTCACTCCAACAATCATCACGTCTGTTTTATTTCTGATTGCCATCTCAGTCGAATCCCTTCCCCTCTCAGCCCTCACACTATTCGGCGCAGCGAGCAGTTATGTGTTTGCTTGCTATAGCAGGAAGCCAATCGACAACATCAATAATGGAATGTATGCGTTGAATGGTGCACTTTTCGCACTGTTTATCGGTAATATATTTGGGATCACACCCGTCTTGGTGATAGTTACCTTCTTAGGTGCACTGTTCACTGTACCCATAGCAACCGTGGTATTTGGCTTTAAAAAGTACCTCGGCTATACCAGCGCTTTCGTCATAACATCTTGGTTAATTTATGTGGCTCAGTGGAGCTTGGATCTATCGGTATTTTCTCCTTCTGTCGATGAGCAAACTGCACACATCCACACAGCGACAAATTTAGAGGCTCACCTACCCCCTTTTATCGTGACCATGCTAAAAGGAGTCAGCCAAGTCAGCTTTATCAACAATGCATGGACGGGGTTGATTATTTTAGTAGCGATCATGCTCAACAACATCCGAAACGCTATTTGGGTAGTGTTGGCAGTAGCCATCAGTACTCTGTTTAGTGAGGTAATTGGCGCAGATGGCGAACTGATCGCTCAAGGGCTATATGGATACAATGCTGTGCTCGCGACACTCGCACTGATTCTCTATCCAAGAGTTTCATGGGGTTGGGTGATATTAGGCGGTGTGTTTAGTTGCCTCGTTACACTCATATTCCACACTCTTAACTTACTGCCGCTAACCGCACCTTTCATTCTCAGCACTTGGGTCATGGTGTACTTATCGAGCAAACAACACACCTGA
- the codB gene encoding cytosine permease: MAADNNYSLGPVPTSARKGVASLTMVMLGLTFFSASMWTGGSLGTGLSFNDFFLAVLIGNLILGIYTSFLGYIGSSTGLSTHLLARFSFGTKGSWLPSALLGGTQVGWFGVGVAMFAIPVQKATGIDTNTLIIVSGLLMTGTVYFGIKALMVLSAVAVPAIAILGGYSVLTAVDSVGGLEQLQLIKPETPMDFSVALAMVVGSFVSAGTLTADFVRFGKKPASAVLITMVAFFIGNSLMFIFGAAGAAATGQADISDVMIAQGLLLPAIIVLGLNIWTTNENALYASGLGFSNITGRSSTTMSIINGIIGTIFALWLYNNFVGWLTFLSLAIPPIGGVIIADFFANRKRYKDFANAEFQTVNWAGIIAVATGVAAGHFLPGVVPLNAVLGGAISYLVLNPLLNKKALKSQAA; the protein is encoded by the coding sequence ATGGCTGCTGATAATAACTACAGTCTAGGGCCGGTTCCAACATCGGCTAGGAAAGGAGTTGCTTCACTCACCATGGTAATGCTTGGACTCACTTTCTTCTCTGCAAGTATGTGGACAGGTGGTTCACTCGGGACAGGCCTTTCATTCAACGATTTCTTCCTCGCCGTTCTCATCGGTAACCTAATTCTCGGTATTTACACTTCTTTTCTTGGCTACATCGGCTCATCTACTGGCCTCTCAACTCACCTCCTAGCTCGTTTCTCTTTCGGTACCAAAGGCTCATGGCTTCCTTCAGCCCTACTTGGCGGCACACAAGTCGGTTGGTTTGGCGTAGGTGTGGCTATGTTTGCAATTCCGGTACAAAAAGCGACAGGTATCGATACCAACACACTAATCATCGTATCGGGCTTGTTAATGACAGGTACAGTGTACTTCGGCATCAAGGCGCTAATGGTACTTTCAGCGGTTGCCGTTCCTGCTATCGCAATTCTAGGCGGTTACTCTGTGCTGACAGCGGTAGACAGCGTAGGTGGTTTAGAACAGCTACAGCTTATCAAGCCAGAAACACCAATGGACTTCTCTGTTGCGCTAGCGATGGTTGTGGGTTCATTTGTTAGTGCAGGTACATTAACGGCTGACTTCGTGCGCTTCGGTAAGAAACCAGCAAGTGCGGTACTCATTACTATGGTCGCATTTTTCATCGGTAACTCACTGATGTTCATCTTCGGCGCAGCCGGTGCTGCTGCTACAGGCCAAGCTGATATTTCTGATGTCATGATCGCACAAGGTCTTCTACTTCCGGCGATTATTGTACTAGGTTTAAACATCTGGACGACTAACGAAAACGCACTTTACGCATCAGGTCTAGGCTTCTCAAACATCACCGGTCGCTCAAGTACTACAATGTCTATCATCAACGGCATTATCGGTACCATTTTCGCACTTTGGTTATACAACAACTTCGTTGGCTGGCTAACGTTCCTTTCGCTAGCGATTCCACCAATTGGCGGCGTAATCATCGCTGACTTCTTCGCGAACCGTAAGCGTTACAAAGATTTTGCAAATGCGGAGTTCCAAACCGTTAACTGGGCTGGCATTATCGCGGTTGCAACAGGCGTAGCAGCAGGTCACTTCCTTCCTGGCGTTGTTCCATTGAACGCAGTATTAGGCGGTGCTATCAGTTACCTAGTGCTAAACCCTCTATTGAATAAAAAAGCTCTGAAATCTCAGGCCGCTTAA
- a CDS encoding MFS transporter — protein sequence MSLVSVPFVGTGADTVLHVVAGVVLVATIAAACYGFWRVHELPINKAHSKEHQQLGLITALTWIGFIWHWVWVLAVILAFVDMEKAIINLRDTWKAPATPKETSNADNKDEEKQAC from the coding sequence ATGAGTTTAGTAAGTGTCCCATTTGTTGGAACTGGCGCTGACACAGTGCTACATGTGGTTGCAGGTGTTGTACTCGTCGCAACGATCGCAGCTGCATGTTACGGGTTCTGGCGTGTCCATGAACTACCGATCAACAAGGCTCACAGTAAAGAGCATCAACAACTTGGTTTGATCACCGCACTCACTTGGATTGGCTTTATATGGCACTGGGTGTGGGTACTCGCCGTCATTTTGGCATTCGTTGATATGGAAAAAGCAATCATCAACCTTAGGGATACATGGAAAGCCCCCGCAACACCGAAAGAAACCAGTAACGCTGATAACAAAGACGAGGAGAAGCAAGCATGTTAG
- a CDS encoding biotin/lipoyl-binding protein translates to MLEGLAIWALFIYLLRLIGMPWNKGTKAFAYLGGTSWLLFVWVGLINFTPMDLSGGSVVQSPHIQLRPDSTNVTGKTTKVHIHPNQDVAEGQLIYEIDDTKYVIARDKAKVQLESAEVALDTARQEVTIAKVSYQSALEDIKASIAQIESAKTDLVLQSKTLDRYQKQNSVVEHTITESDIDQQTAKVDLATHNVTTLESQLSKKEVDAENAKLNIHKAETNVSKKQTEVDSAKATLAQAQWDLNSTKVTAPSDGFVTNFILREGQRVSMMPRIQMYTEEKYVLMRVNHQAIRNIKVGQPAEFATAVYPGKIFSATVEGIVEATGEAQASLLGIDEQVRVTTGRNLQNKHHFVRLKIDETEGYDIPVGSVGLAWVSGEKPISFMAFLDVIRGIIIRMKSQLYFFYSI, encoded by the coding sequence ATGTTAGAAGGCTTAGCTATTTGGGCACTGTTCATTTATTTACTGAGGCTGATTGGCATGCCTTGGAATAAAGGGACGAAAGCCTTTGCGTACCTTGGTGGTACTTCTTGGTTGCTGTTTGTGTGGGTCGGACTGATTAACTTTACGCCGATGGACCTCTCAGGTGGTTCCGTCGTTCAATCGCCACATATTCAATTGCGTCCAGATTCAACTAATGTGACGGGAAAAACCACGAAAGTTCATATTCACCCAAACCAAGACGTAGCTGAAGGTCAGTTGATCTATGAGATTGACGACACCAAATATGTGATCGCTCGAGATAAGGCGAAGGTTCAACTTGAGTCAGCAGAGGTAGCGTTAGACACAGCTCGCCAAGAAGTCACCATTGCAAAAGTCAGCTACCAATCAGCGCTTGAAGACATCAAAGCTTCGATAGCACAAATTGAATCAGCAAAGACCGACTTAGTTTTGCAGTCTAAGACACTGGATCGTTATCAAAAACAAAACAGTGTGGTTGAACACACCATTACGGAGTCTGACATCGACCAACAAACCGCAAAGGTGGACTTAGCAACACACAACGTCACTACGCTTGAATCTCAGTTGAGTAAAAAAGAGGTAGATGCAGAGAACGCCAAATTAAACATTCACAAAGCCGAAACCAATGTAAGTAAGAAACAAACCGAGGTCGACTCTGCAAAAGCCACGTTGGCACAAGCACAGTGGGACTTGAATAGCACGAAAGTAACGGCGCCATCAGATGGCTTTGTTACCAACTTTATTCTTCGTGAAGGGCAACGTGTTTCGATGATGCCTCGTATACAAATGTATACCGAAGAGAAATACGTGTTAATGAGAGTAAACCACCAAGCGATTCGCAACATCAAAGTCGGTCAGCCTGCGGAGTTCGCAACAGCGGTATACCCGGGGAAAATCTTCTCTGCGACAGTTGAAGGAATTGTGGAAGCAACGGGTGAGGCACAAGCCAGCTTATTAGGCATCGATGAACAGGTTCGAGTAACCACAGGTCGAAACCTTCAGAACAAGCACCACTTCGTTCGCTTGAAGATTGATGAAACAGAAGGTTACGACATCCCTGTTGGCTCAGTAGGTCTTGCTTGGGTTAGTGGTGAGAAGCCAATTAGCTTTATGGCCTTCCTCGATGTTATTCGTGGCATCATCATCAGAATGAAGTCTCAGCTGTACTTCTTCTACTCTATCTAA
- a CDS encoding DEAD/DEAH box helicase has translation MSFTSLGLSEPILKAIEAQGYDKPSPIQEKAVPAVLTGKDVMAAAQTGTGKTAGFTLPILELLSKGPRVRQNQVRALVLTPTRELAAQVNGSVVKYGINLPLTSSVVFGGVKINPQMQKLRKGSDVLVATPGRLLDLYNQNAVRFDQLEILVLDEADRMLDMGFIRDIRKILAFLPKKRQNLLFSATFSDDIRSLAKGLVNNPVEISVSPANSTAKTVEQSIYPVDKKRKSPMLAKLIKDNDWRQVLVFSKTKHGANKLARFLDEQGITAAPIHGNKSQGARTKALENFKTGKVRVLVATDIAARGIDIPQLPQVVNFDLPHVSEDYVHRIGRTGRAGEVGKAISLVCADEVGELFGIERLIQQVLERRELEGFSPVNKLPESRLDTRPIKPKKPKKAKQPREHVDGQRSGDNARGHKPAGKNKRHVPGTGSAPKRKPTRARKPAENGSTAAGEEKSVRNNGSNFKRGNTGKKPASNHSNSQSKSGSQSRSGSKNNQGKPTGSGKAKKSGYGGSYGPGKSSNKPSTNKPSRSRSKPAPQK, from the coding sequence ATGAGTTTTACCTCCCTTGGCCTTTCAGAACCAATCCTTAAAGCTATTGAAGCACAAGGTTACGATAAGCCATCACCAATCCAAGAGAAAGCCGTGCCAGCTGTCCTGACGGGCAAAGATGTAATGGCCGCTGCTCAAACAGGGACAGGTAAAACTGCTGGCTTCACGCTACCTATTCTTGAATTGCTATCAAAAGGCCCTCGTGTTCGTCAGAACCAAGTGCGCGCATTAGTATTAACACCGACTCGTGAACTTGCTGCACAGGTGAATGGCAGTGTTGTTAAGTACGGTATCAATCTACCTTTGACTTCGAGTGTTGTATTCGGTGGCGTAAAAATTAACCCTCAGATGCAAAAACTGCGTAAAGGCAGTGATGTGCTGGTGGCAACACCGGGTCGCTTGCTTGATCTATACAACCAAAATGCTGTGCGCTTCGATCAACTTGAGATCCTAGTCCTAGATGAAGCGGACCGTATGCTAGACATGGGTTTCATCCGCGATATTCGTAAGATCTTGGCTTTCTTGCCTAAGAAACGTCAGAACCTACTGTTCTCTGCAACCTTCTCTGATGACATCCGCAGCCTAGCGAAAGGCTTGGTTAATAACCCGGTTGAAATCTCAGTAAGCCCTGCAAACTCGACGGCGAAAACGGTTGAACAGAGCATCTACCCAGTCGATAAGAAGAGAAAGAGCCCAATGCTTGCGAAGCTGATCAAAGACAATGATTGGCGTCAGGTGTTGGTATTTAGCAAAACTAAGCACGGTGCTAATAAACTGGCTCGTTTCCTAGATGAACAAGGCATTACTGCTGCACCTATACATGGTAACAAGAGCCAGGGCGCTCGTACCAAAGCGTTAGAGAACTTCAAAACGGGTAAGGTTCGAGTATTGGTTGCAACTGATATCGCGGCTCGTGGTATTGATATCCCACAATTACCTCAAGTGGTTAACTTCGACCTTCCACACGTATCAGAAGACTATGTACACCGCATTGGTCGTACAGGACGTGCTGGTGAAGTCGGTAAAGCAATTTCATTGGTTTGTGCAGATGAAGTTGGTGAGCTTTTCGGAATTGAGCGTCTGATCCAGCAAGTGTTAGAGCGTCGCGAGCTGGAAGGTTTCTCGCCAGTTAATAAGCTGCCTGAGTCTCGTTTGGATACTCGCCCAATCAAGCCTAAAAAGCCGAAGAAAGCGAAACAACCACGTGAACATGTGGATGGTCAACGCTCGGGTGATAATGCTCGCGGTCATAAGCCTGCAGGCAAGAACAAGCGCCATGTTCCAGGTACAGGTTCTGCGCCAAAACGTAAACCTACACGCGCTAGGAAGCCTGCTGAAAACGGTTCAACTGCTGCGGGTGAAGAGAAGTCAGTAAGAAACAATGGCAGTAACTTCAAGCGTGGGAATACAGGTAAGAAGCCAGCTTCGAACCACTCGAATTCACAAAGTAAGTCAGGTTCACAGAGTCGTTCAGGTTCAAAAAACAATCAAGGTAAGCCGACAGGCTCTGGCAAGGCGAAGAAGTCTGGATACGGTGGTAGTTACGGACCGGGTAAGTCATCAAACAAGCCATCAACAAATAAACCGTCTCGTTCTCGCTCGAAGCCAGCACCTCAAAAGTAA
- a CDS encoding cytosine deaminase produces the protein MTTLLIKNAKLQGQEGLKQILIENGQFSRILDNDAQINHQGETLDAQGGIAVSPFCEPHIHLDTTQTAGEPNWNISGTLFEGIERWAERKELLSIEDVKSRAKQTLKWQIANGVQHVRTHVDVSDPTLVALKAMVEVREEMKEWVDIQIVAFPQEGILSYPNGKELLEEAVKIGADVIGAIPHFEFTREYGVESLHYVFELARKYDCLIDVHCDEIDDEQSRFVETLAALAHKFEMGEKVTASHTTAMGSYNGAYASRLFRLLKMSGINFVANPLVNIHLQGRFDDYPKRRGVTRVKEMLAANINVCFGHDDVFDPWYPLGTANMLQVLHMGLHVTQVMGYDQINNSLDLISKNSARTLNIQDNYGIEEGKPGSLLILPAENGFDAVRRQVPVQYSVRHGKVIAETQPAKTKINLDKTEDVSFKR, from the coding sequence ATGACAACCTTATTAATCAAGAACGCAAAACTTCAAGGCCAAGAAGGCTTGAAACAGATTCTGATTGAAAATGGTCAATTTTCTCGCATTCTCGATAATGACGCGCAAATCAACCATCAGGGCGAAACTCTTGATGCACAAGGCGGCATTGCGGTTTCTCCTTTCTGTGAACCGCACATTCACCTAGACACAACTCAGACAGCTGGTGAGCCTAACTGGAATATCTCTGGTACCTTGTTTGAAGGTATTGAGCGTTGGGCTGAGCGTAAAGAACTGCTTTCAATTGAAGATGTTAAGTCACGTGCGAAGCAAACTTTGAAATGGCAAATTGCCAACGGTGTACAACACGTTCGTACTCACGTAGACGTGTCTGATCCAACGTTAGTCGCGCTAAAAGCGATGGTTGAAGTGCGTGAAGAGATGAAAGAATGGGTCGATATCCAAATCGTCGCATTCCCTCAAGAAGGCATTCTTTCTTATCCGAACGGCAAAGAACTTCTAGAAGAAGCGGTAAAGATCGGTGCTGATGTTATCGGTGCTATTCCTCACTTTGAGTTCACTCGTGAATACGGTGTTGAATCTTTACACTATGTATTTGAACTTGCACGTAAATACGACTGCTTGATTGACGTTCACTGTGATGAAATCGATGACGAGCAATCTCGTTTTGTTGAGACACTTGCAGCCCTAGCTCACAAGTTCGAAATGGGTGAAAAGGTAACAGCAAGCCATACAACAGCAATGGGCTCTTACAATGGTGCTTACGCATCTCGCCTATTCCGCCTGTTGAAAATGTCTGGCATCAACTTCGTTGCAAACCCATTAGTGAACATTCACTTACAAGGTCGTTTCGATGATTACCCGAAACGTCGCGGCGTAACTCGCGTTAAAGAGATGCTAGCTGCCAACATAAACGTTTGTTTTGGCCACGATGATGTCTTTGACCCATGGTACCCACTAGGCACAGCAAATATGCTTCAAGTACTGCATATGGGCCTGCATGTAACTCAAGTGATGGGCTACGACCAAATCAACAACTCGCTTGATTTGATTAGCAAAAACTCTGCTCGCACACTGAATATTCAAGACAACTACGGTATCGAAGAAGGTAAACCTGGTAGCCTACTGATTCTTCCTGCTGAAAACGGTTTTGATGCAGTGCGTCGTCAAGTGCCTGTGCAGTACTCAGTACGTCACGGTAAAGTGATCGCAGAGACACAACCAGCGAAGACCAAAATTAATCTAGATAAAACGGAAGATGTAAGCTTTAAACGCTAA
- a CDS encoding DUF3612 domain-containing protein, with translation MEDLSARCIRINPEYAPSVSYLSMIERGKRVPSIDMLEVIAQVFQKSPTWFLDDESEQQAIAPDKGNRGGISGMALEPSFLFSNDILQIAIPEMLSQTGISGRQFAHLLIRAHQESHQNHFPDLERAAEEVGLKRLNLSIEDLIDIARSLGINIRWVTRTPQDVVDELGINAKQLVTSFFEPPGTIFLNEILKEYPTRLKYDLSVYIGHCILHSKEGLKSVLSVGNNNTWDDNQVSGSSQLNSQDILQAWRDFESSFFAGALLCPKVPFRQLLDRTGYEIDVHKRAGVSPSVAMRRMTVVSPYPHWHYFDAYGPGKLKAVYRGNGIPLPWGNMRTVADPCQHWAVFRRLSEPRAGSSAQISILNVGDEPRIYCCESINMTDPAGNNRVLCAGIDLNPAIDAQGGNSREIAEQLKASCVNNGGSVAIPRNIKKDLTTIAKILNINWIERGIETEARLICSRGGECPRQPSCYSKCGE, from the coding sequence ATGGAAGATCTGTCTGCGCGTTGTATTAGAATCAACCCAGAGTATGCGCCTTCCGTTTCTTACCTCTCTATGATCGAACGTGGAAAGCGAGTGCCAAGCATCGATATGCTTGAAGTCATTGCTCAGGTCTTCCAAAAGAGCCCTACATGGTTTCTTGACGATGAATCAGAACAGCAGGCCATTGCTCCCGACAAAGGTAATCGAGGCGGGATTAGCGGTATGGCTCTTGAGCCTAGCTTCCTTTTCTCTAACGACATCCTGCAAATCGCGATACCAGAGATGTTGTCGCAAACAGGTATCTCTGGGCGCCAATTCGCACATCTATTGATTAGGGCCCACCAAGAGAGCCATCAGAACCACTTCCCTGACCTTGAGCGGGCAGCTGAAGAGGTAGGTCTAAAACGACTCAACCTCAGCATAGAAGACCTAATAGACATCGCTAGAAGCCTCGGAATCAATATCCGCTGGGTAACACGCACACCGCAAGACGTAGTCGATGAACTTGGAATCAACGCCAAACAGTTGGTAACGTCCTTCTTTGAACCGCCTGGTACCATCTTCTTAAATGAAATCCTCAAGGAGTATCCAACGCGTTTGAAATACGACTTGTCGGTGTACATCGGCCATTGCATTTTGCATAGCAAAGAAGGGTTAAAGAGTGTGTTGTCCGTTGGTAATAACAACACCTGGGACGACAACCAAGTGTCAGGCTCCTCCCAACTCAACTCTCAAGATATTTTGCAAGCATGGCGAGATTTTGAATCTAGCTTTTTTGCTGGAGCGCTGCTGTGCCCTAAAGTTCCATTCAGACAGTTGCTTGACCGTACCGGTTACGAAATCGACGTTCACAAAAGAGCAGGGGTTTCCCCCTCTGTTGCGATGCGTCGAATGACGGTAGTATCGCCCTACCCTCACTGGCACTACTTTGATGCTTACGGACCGGGGAAACTCAAGGCTGTATACCGCGGGAACGGGATTCCACTGCCTTGGGGAAATATGAGAACGGTGGCCGACCCATGTCAACATTGGGCAGTGTTCCGTCGATTATCTGAGCCCCGTGCGGGTAGCTCGGCTCAAATCTCCATTTTGAATGTGGGAGATGAGCCAAGAATCTACTGTTGTGAATCCATCAATATGACGGATCCAGCGGGTAACAATCGCGTATTGTGTGCAGGCATAGACCTCAACCCTGCGATTGATGCCCAAGGCGGTAATTCAAGAGAAATAGCAGAGCAGCTTAAGGCTTCATGCGTTAATAATGGCGGCTCTGTAGCTATCCCACGTAACATCAAGAAAGATCTCACGACAATAGCCAAGATTCTAAATATAAATTGGATTGAACGTGGGATTGAAACAGAGGCGAGGCTTATCTGCTCCAGAGGCGGAGAGTGCCCACGCCAACCAAGCTGTTATTCAAAGTGCGGTGAGTGA